In Armatimonadota bacterium, one DNA window encodes the following:
- a CDS encoding DNA translocase FtsK 4TM domain-containing protein — protein MAKARAEEPRSEDSLKRDAIAIGLATLGALVLVSLVYQGDAMGLLPAQISLALRTAVGLGAYAVPVWIFVIAGFYGFDTRPFAGRRVLVGTALLVLALLVLLQLRVSANWHVIMSDPNDVLAGGGYIGAALAYILLRLLGVPGAYIIVVGTVLLAVVLLSQCTTRELLSSLGVSVANGGNYVRAKAREVSRRPRVVRPPTPPKAPKEKKPRRPRVDLDDDGAMPSPMPDPEPVVAQAASLDSEEPPAAETSPMPEPPAPKRRRARIPSSSRRAPEGQPALLRNSDLFALPSISMLSEVDDCVESAEMREEAAEQIIKLEDTLESFNITAKVTHYERGPVLTRYEVEPERGIRVNQVVRLADDLAMALAAVDVRVEAPIPGKSAIGIEVPNPTRATVGLRAILESDSYQRHPSKLAFALGRDIAGKPVVADLAAMPHMLIAGATGAGKSVCLHSLIVSLLMRATPDEVRLIMVDPKRVELAVYDGIPHLMAPVVHSVKQAADVLRKAIREMEKRYDQFALKGVVNLAEYNDLASMPKEHVVDEFDPLPHVVIIIDELADLMMQGRAEFEFSICRLAQLARATGIHLVLATQRPSVKVITGNIKANIPSRVALAVASLHDSRTILDGQGAERLIGRGDMLFAPLDASKPRRIQGAFVERQDIERVVRHLRDQGEPQFDIIPEVPEDEEDFSGEMEASDELFAAAAEYVIAEQEASVSMIQRRFKVGYARAGRLIDMMERRGIVGPHEGSKPRVVLVAPNMAGALFGKPPAEQDDDDEAEELSLPPLDDFTLDDEDDEGCSDSGESDHG, from the coding sequence TCGCCGGGTTCTACGGCTTCGATACGCGCCCATTCGCGGGCAGGAGGGTCCTTGTTGGTACCGCACTCCTGGTGCTGGCATTGCTTGTATTGTTGCAGCTTCGCGTCAGCGCGAACTGGCATGTGATTATGTCTGACCCCAATGATGTCCTGGCCGGGGGCGGGTACATCGGCGCGGCGCTCGCATACATCCTCCTGCGTCTTCTCGGGGTGCCTGGAGCCTACATCATCGTTGTCGGGACAGTGCTCTTAGCCGTGGTGCTTCTCAGCCAGTGCACTACTCGTGAACTCCTGTCATCACTGGGCGTCAGCGTCGCCAACGGGGGCAACTACGTGCGAGCCAAGGCCCGGGAAGTATCCCGGAGGCCCAGGGTCGTGCGACCTCCCACGCCGCCCAAGGCCCCGAAGGAGAAGAAGCCGCGCCGGCCCAGGGTGGACCTCGACGACGACGGGGCGATGCCGTCTCCCATGCCCGATCCCGAGCCGGTAGTCGCCCAGGCTGCCTCCTTGGACAGCGAAGAACCACCCGCGGCTGAAACGTCGCCGATGCCCGAGCCTCCTGCGCCGAAACGCCGGAGGGCGCGCATTCCTTCTTCATCCCGCAGGGCTCCCGAGGGCCAGCCGGCTCTCCTGCGCAACTCCGACCTGTTCGCGCTCCCATCGATTTCCATGCTCAGCGAGGTGGACGACTGCGTGGAGAGCGCCGAAATGCGGGAGGAAGCGGCGGAGCAGATTATCAAGCTCGAAGACACCCTGGAGAGCTTCAACATCACCGCGAAGGTGACCCACTACGAGCGCGGTCCAGTTCTGACGCGGTACGAAGTGGAGCCCGAACGGGGCATCCGGGTCAATCAGGTGGTGCGTCTCGCCGACGACCTGGCGATGGCGTTGGCGGCGGTGGATGTGCGCGTCGAGGCGCCGATCCCCGGCAAGTCCGCGATCGGCATTGAAGTGCCCAACCCGACCCGAGCGACGGTGGGCTTGCGGGCCATATTGGAGTCCGACAGCTACCAGCGTCACCCATCCAAACTCGCCTTCGCACTGGGCCGCGACATCGCCGGCAAGCCCGTGGTCGCCGACCTGGCCGCCATGCCGCACATGCTCATCGCGGGAGCAACTGGCGCGGGCAAGAGCGTCTGCCTCCACTCGCTCATCGTCAGCTTGCTCATGCGCGCCACGCCCGACGAGGTGCGCCTGATCATGGTGGACCCCAAGCGCGTTGAGCTTGCCGTATACGACGGCATCCCGCATCTCATGGCTCCTGTGGTGCACAGCGTCAAACAGGCGGCGGACGTCCTGCGCAAGGCGATCCGCGAAATGGAGAAGCGCTATGACCAGTTCGCGCTCAAGGGCGTGGTGAACCTCGCGGAGTACAATGACCTGGCTTCCATGCCCAAGGAGCACGTGGTGGACGAGTTCGACCCGCTCCCCCACGTGGTCATCATCATCGACGAGCTCGCGGACCTGATGATGCAGGGACGGGCTGAATTCGAGTTCTCTATCTGCCGCCTCGCCCAGCTTGCGCGAGCGACTGGCATCCACCTGGTCCTGGCGACTCAGAGGCCCTCGGTCAAAGTCATCACGGGGAACATCAAGGCGAATATTCCGTCCCGCGTCGCTCTGGCGGTCGCGTCGCTGCATGACTCTCGAACGATCCTCGATGGTCAGGGCGCGGAACGCCTCATCGGCCGGGGCGATATGCTCTTTGCGCCCCTCGATGCCAGTAAGCCGCGCCGCATTCAGGGAGCGTTCGTGGAACGGCAGGACATCGAGCGCGTGGTCCGCCATCTGCGGGATCAGGGCGAGCCGCAATTCGACATCATCCCCGAGGTCCCTGAAGACGAAGAAGACTTCTCGGGCGAGATGGAAGCCAGCGACGAACTGTTCGCCGCCGCCGCTGAATATGTCATCGCCGAGCAAGAAGCCAGCGTCTCAATGATCCAGAGGCGATTCAAGGTAGGCTATGCCCGTGCCGGCCGCCTCATCGACATGATGGAGCGCAGGGGCATTGTCGGCCCGCACGAGGGCTCAAAACCGCGCGTTGTGCTGGTGGCCCCGAACATGGCAGGGGCACTATTCGGAAAGCCGCCGGCTGAGCAGGACGATGACGATGAGGCCGAGGAGCTGAGCCTTCCGCCGCTGGACGACTTCACCCTCGACGACGAGGACGATGAGGGCTGCAGCGACTCAGGGGAAAGCGACCACGGGTAG
- a CDS encoding class I SAM-dependent methyltransferase: protein MAERPLSSRGEGALEKPPTEQKQNTGDLNDLSGREWIKRTKSWFVCDSRRYYRNRDTELHPARYPEEMVAEFLEFFTKPGGWVLDPFCGSGATLVSCVETGRRGIGIELSPRYVQVAHDRLAKLAGPDVVRVLQADARQVDDPVLWEGIVGPSLSTSGLPRFDFIMTSPPYWDMLHKSRGGVESTHRMREKRGLDTRYSESEGDLGNIGDYAEFIEQLGQVFDSCARLLKPRKYLVCVVQNLRTPEQEVKPLAWDLARRISQTLSFQGERIWCQDSKPLGIWGFPSRFVVNYHHHYCLVFQRREQD from the coding sequence ATGGCAGAGAGACCCCTGTCAAGCCGCGGCGAGGGCGCTCTTGAAAAGCCCCCCACGGAGCAGAAACAGAACACCGGCGACCTCAATGACCTCTCAGGGCGCGAATGGATCAAGCGCACCAAGTCGTGGTTCGTCTGCGATTCCCGGCGCTACTACCGAAACCGGGACACCGAACTCCACCCGGCCCGGTACCCCGAAGAGATGGTCGCCGAATTCCTGGAGTTCTTCACGAAGCCCGGGGGCTGGGTACTCGACCCCTTCTGCGGCAGCGGGGCCACGCTGGTAAGCTGCGTTGAGACCGGCCGCCGCGGTATCGGCATTGAGCTTTCGCCCCGCTACGTCCAGGTGGCACACGACAGGCTGGCAAAGCTTGCCGGTCCTGACGTGGTCCGAGTCCTCCAAGCGGACGCGCGCCAGGTTGACGATCCTGTACTCTGGGAGGGCATCGTCGGGCCAAGCCTGTCGACCTCCGGCCTGCCCCGATTCGACTTCATCATGACATCGCCGCCCTACTGGGACATGCTTCACAAGAGCCGCGGCGGAGTAGAATCGACCCACAGGATGCGCGAGAAGAGGGGCCTGGATACCCGCTACAGCGAAAGTGAAGGCGACCTGGGGAATATTGGCGACTACGCAGAGTTCATTGAACAGCTCGGCCAGGTCTTCGACTCCTGCGCCCGGTTGCTCAAGCCGAGAAAGTACCTGGTGTGCGTTGTTCAGAACCTGCGGACGCCCGAGCAGGAAGTGAAGCCTCTGGCGTGGGACCTTGCCCGGCGAATCTCGCAGACCCTGAGCTTTCAGGGAGAGCGAATCTGGTGCCAGGACAGCAAGCCGCTGGGGATCTGGGGGTTCCCGTCGCGCTTCGTTGTGAACTACCACCATCATTATTGTCTGGTCTTCCAACGCAGGGAGCAGGACTGA
- the rimO gene encoding 30S ribosomal protein S12 methylthiotransferase RimO encodes MTRRAKVALVSLGCPKNLVDSQVMLGILEAAGYEIVDDTEDADVAIVNTCSFIAPAEEEAIDALLDLADLKQSKLKALICAGCLTERHGHELLDELAEVDAFVGVGGIPTIAQTVARALAGERFLVEASRDYLYRGETPRLHTGRSWLSYLKIADGCDHQCAFCTIPSIRGDYRSVPVADVVAQFEELVREGFSEVTLIGQDTSAYGRDLQPRATLLELLDRLCEVGYDGWLRLLYLYPSLVTDDLIARICSGPPLVPYFDIPLQHVSRDVLKAMRRAGSAESYLELVGRIRRADPRAAIRTTFIVGHPGETEQDFEALLEFVGTARLDRVTAFVYSPEEGTPAAEIDEQVDPQVALERFDELMRVQEEVSLEINRGFVGEEMRVLLESPADRQDLWFGRTYRDAPDVDTQIRVDTRGYAGKLEPGDFVQVEIKTAEVHDLQGRIVDISAPNSEKEH; translated from the coding sequence ATGACGCGCAGAGCAAAGGTGGCGCTGGTATCCCTGGGCTGTCCGAAAAACCTCGTGGATTCCCAGGTAATGCTCGGGATCCTCGAGGCCGCGGGCTATGAGATCGTGGACGACACTGAGGACGCAGACGTCGCGATCGTGAATACCTGCTCGTTCATCGCGCCGGCAGAGGAAGAGGCTATCGACGCCCTGCTCGACCTTGCGGACCTGAAGCAGAGCAAGCTCAAGGCGCTGATCTGCGCAGGCTGCCTTACTGAGCGTCACGGGCACGAACTGCTTGACGAGCTCGCAGAGGTGGACGCTTTCGTCGGGGTCGGGGGCATCCCGACCATCGCGCAGACGGTCGCAAGGGCACTAGCCGGCGAGCGTTTCCTCGTCGAGGCATCCCGAGACTACCTCTACCGCGGCGAAACCCCGCGCCTTCATACAGGACGCTCCTGGCTGTCGTACCTGAAGATCGCGGACGGTTGCGACCATCAGTGCGCCTTCTGCACGATCCCTTCAATCCGCGGCGACTACCGGAGCGTCCCCGTAGCTGACGTGGTCGCCCAGTTCGAGGAACTTGTACGCGAGGGGTTCAGCGAGGTCACGCTCATCGGCCAGGACACGTCCGCATACGGCCGTGACCTGCAGCCGCGCGCGACACTTCTTGAGTTGCTGGACCGCCTGTGCGAAGTCGGGTATGATGGTTGGTTGCGCCTGCTATATCTCTATCCATCCCTGGTCACCGACGACTTGATTGCCCGCATCTGTTCGGGCCCGCCCTTGGTACCCTACTTCGACATCCCGCTGCAGCACGTCTCGCGCGATGTCCTGAAAGCCATGCGCAGGGCGGGCAGCGCCGAATCCTACCTGGAACTGGTGGGGCGAATCCGCAGGGCGGATCCGCGGGCCGCGATCCGCACCACCTTCATCGTCGGCCATCCTGGCGAAACGGAGCAGGACTTCGAGGCCCTGCTTGAGTTCGTCGGCACCGCGCGTCTGGACCGCGTGACGGCTTTCGTCTACTCTCCCGAGGAGGGAACCCCCGCCGCGGAGATAGACGAGCAGGTGGATCCCCAGGTTGCGCTGGAGCGCTTCGACGAACTAATGCGGGTACAGGAGGAAGTCTCTTTGGAGATCAACCGCGGCTTCGTCGGCGAGGAGATGCGGGTGCTGCTCGAAAGCCCGGCCGACCGCCAAGACCTGTGGTTCGGGCGCACGTACCGGGATGCCCCCGATGTGGATACCCAGATCCGGGTGGACACGCGCGGTTACGCGGGGAAGCTCGAGCCCGGAGACTTCGTGCAGGTAGAGATCAAAACGGCGGAGGTCCACGACCTTCAGGGGAGAATAGTGGACATTTCGGCGCCAAACTCGGAGAAGGAGCACTGA
- a CDS encoding glutamate--tRNA ligase, translated as MAKKIRTRFAPSPTGYMHVGNLHTALFSWLTARHGGGEFLLRIEDTDEVRSTPEALSVIYEGLRWLNMDWDEGPDIGGPFAPYVQSERLDIYASHLDKLMAAGMAYECFCTPEELEEQRTVMKARGLPPKYTGRCAQLTDAQRQAYRDEGRRPCVRFRVKTEGATVIDDVIQGRVSYENNLIADPVIVKTSGYPTFHFAVVVDDALMEVSHVIRGVEHLPNTQIHMQLQEALGFPTPVYAHLPIVLGQDKSKLSKRHGAVAVTDYAEQGYLPETMFNFLALLGWSPGDEREILERQEIIDLFSLENCSKAPAVFDLGKAEWMNAEYIKITPLDRLVSLVLPRLQRAGLFEEDPSPERLQWLGQVIDLMRERARLLDVFETWAKYFFTDDYEFEDRAREKWLGNPQTADTLRPLAEKLSALEDWTAETLEAAVRSLAEELGVKAGNVIHPCRAAVSGTTVGPSLFHMLEILPRETVVSRIQRVAEMVARGELAPTGSGEH; from the coding sequence ATGGCCAAAAAGATACGCACACGTTTCGCCCCTTCACCCACGGGCTACATGCATGTGGGTAATCTGCATACCGCACTGTTCTCGTGGCTGACTGCCCGGCACGGCGGCGGTGAGTTCCTGCTGCGGATCGAAGACACCGACGAGGTCCGCTCCACACCGGAAGCGCTCTCGGTCATCTACGAGGGCCTGCGCTGGCTGAACATGGACTGGGACGAGGGCCCCGATATCGGCGGCCCATTCGCGCCCTATGTGCAATCTGAGCGCCTGGACATCTACGCGAGTCACCTGGACAAACTAATGGCCGCTGGGATGGCGTACGAGTGCTTCTGCACCCCCGAGGAACTCGAGGAGCAGCGCACCGTCATGAAGGCCCGCGGGCTGCCCCCGAAATACACCGGCCGATGCGCCCAGCTCACCGATGCCCAGCGCCAGGCATACCGGGATGAGGGCCGCCGGCCATGCGTGCGGTTCCGGGTCAAGACAGAGGGCGCGACGGTCATCGATGACGTGATCCAGGGACGGGTGAGTTACGAGAACAATCTCATCGCAGACCCGGTGATTGTCAAAACTTCGGGCTACCCGACATTCCACTTCGCGGTGGTTGTGGATGACGCGCTGATGGAGGTCTCCCACGTCATCCGCGGCGTGGAGCACCTGCCCAATACACAGATCCACATGCAGCTGCAGGAGGCGCTGGGCTTCCCCACGCCCGTCTACGCTCACCTGCCCATCGTCCTCGGCCAGGACAAGTCAAAGCTGTCCAAGCGTCACGGAGCGGTGGCGGTCACAGACTACGCCGAGCAAGGATACCTCCCCGAGACGATGTTCAACTTCCTCGCGCTTCTCGGCTGGTCGCCCGGCGACGAACGGGAGATACTGGAGCGCCAGGAGATTATCGATCTATTCAGCCTCGAAAACTGCTCCAAAGCCCCAGCCGTGTTCGACCTCGGCAAAGCCGAGTGGATGAATGCTGAGTACATCAAGATCACGCCGCTGGACCGCCTGGTCAGCCTAGTACTCCCGCGCTTGCAGAGAGCGGGGCTCTTCGAGGAAGACCCGTCGCCGGAACGCCTGCAGTGGCTGGGACAGGTTATCGACCTCATGCGCGAACGCGCCCGGCTCCTGGATGTTTTTGAGACCTGGGCAAAGTACTTTTTCACCGACGACTACGAGTTCGAGGACCGCGCACGCGAAAAGTGGCTTGGTAACCCGCAGACCGCCGATACACTGCGCCCCCTGGCAGAGAAGCTGTCAGCACTCGAAGATTGGACTGCCGAGACGCTGGAGGCGGCGGTCCGCTCCCTGGCTGAAGAGCTTGGGGTCAAGGCGGGTAACGTGATCCACCCGTGCCGGGCGGCGGTATCCGGAACCACGGTGGGCCCCAGCCTTTTCCACATGCTGGAGATTCTTCCGAGGGAGACTGTAGTATCCCGGATCCAGCGGGTCGCCGAAATGGTGGCGCGTGGAGAGCTGGCGCCGACAGGCAGCGGCGAGCATTGA
- the thiC gene encoding phosphomethylpyrimidine synthase ThiC, which yields MQDPLSASGAALAPDGNPELADWQNVPAGVVARVARDEHVSEDFVRAGLRAGTIIVMGDETGRTRPLGIGTGLRTKINANLGTSEDYPSLDDELRKLEVAVNTGADAVMDLSTGGDIDGIRRAIRRECPVALGTVPIYQAAAEADEKFGSFSEMTGDLLLDVIERHAADGVDFQTLHCGVTRETVAALESQPRLMGIVSRGGSLLARWMKATGQENPLYERYDELLAILKRYNVLVSLGDGLRPGALQDASDRGQIAETIVLGELVARARQAGVQAFVEGPGHMPMNQIAGNVMLQKRLCHGAPFYVLGPLVTDIAPGYDHITGAIGGAICAAAGADFLCYVTPAEHLGLPTPQDVLDGVMASRIAAHAADIVKGIPGALEWDERMSRARREFDWDKMAETALDPGRVRTVRGERATRDPEACSMCGRFCSMKVTSALGKD from the coding sequence ATGCAGGACCCATTGAGCGCGAGCGGGGCAGCACTCGCCCCTGACGGGAACCCGGAACTTGCGGACTGGCAGAACGTGCCGGCGGGTGTCGTCGCCCGCGTGGCCAGAGACGAGCACGTATCCGAGGACTTTGTGCGCGCCGGGCTGAGAGCCGGAACCATCATCGTCATGGGCGATGAGACTGGGCGCACCAGACCACTGGGCATCGGCACGGGACTTCGGACGAAGATCAATGCGAACCTGGGGACCTCCGAAGACTACCCCAGTCTCGACGACGAGCTGCGAAAGCTGGAGGTTGCGGTCAATACCGGCGCTGACGCGGTCATGGACTTGAGCACCGGCGGAGACATCGACGGCATCCGCCGGGCGATCCGCCGCGAGTGTCCGGTGGCGCTGGGCACCGTCCCGATCTACCAGGCAGCCGCCGAAGCCGACGAGAAGTTCGGGTCTTTCAGCGAGATGACAGGCGACCTGCTGCTCGATGTCATCGAGCGCCACGCCGCTGACGGGGTGGATTTCCAGACGCTGCATTGCGGGGTCACCCGCGAAACGGTTGCGGCGCTGGAAAGCCAGCCCCGGCTCATGGGGATCGTCAGCCGCGGGGGAAGTCTTCTGGCACGCTGGATGAAGGCCACCGGGCAGGAAAACCCGCTGTACGAGCGGTATGACGAGCTCCTGGCCATTCTGAAGCGCTACAATGTGCTGGTGAGCCTCGGCGACGGCCTGCGGCCCGGCGCACTCCAGGACGCGTCGGATCGAGGGCAAATCGCCGAAACAATCGTGTTGGGCGAACTGGTGGCGCGGGCGCGTCAGGCCGGTGTGCAGGCCTTCGTCGAGGGCCCGGGACACATGCCGATGAACCAGATCGCCGGCAATGTCATGCTGCAGAAGCGCCTGTGCCACGGTGCCCCCTTCTATGTTCTCGGACCGCTGGTCACCGACATCGCGCCAGGCTACGATCACATCACGGGGGCAATCGGCGGAGCCATCTGCGCAGCGGCCGGCGCCGATTTCCTGTGCTACGTAACTCCGGCGGAGCATCTCGGGTTGCCCACCCCGCAGGATGTGCTGGACGGGGTGATGGCTTCGCGCATCGCGGCCCACGCCGCGGACATCGTCAAGGGCATACCGGGGGCGCTCGAATGGGACGAACGCATGAGCCGGGCGCGCCGGGAGTTCGACTGGGATAAGATGGCCGAGACTGCCCTTGATCCGGGCCGTGTGCGAACGGTGCGGGGAGAGCGGGCCACGCGTGACCCGGAGGCCTGCTCAATGTGCGGCAGGTTCTGCTCCATGAAGGTCACCTCGGCCCTTGGTAAGGACTGA
- a CDS encoding peptidylprolyl isomerase, whose protein sequence is MSIVRLRKAFRRKMKIGFGKARVQMSPMELIFWAIVAIFVVGAYYTFGAPSGGGAGGEQGAQQARKVTRTVATVNGKTITRTEFEQRYIQQISDIPQEQFLGSDRYVKTSILEGMIQRILMLDAARERGIEVSRQDINKKIDELVQERVDQQFPSRKSMATFLRKRQQTLDQYKAEIRKELAKDPEMIREAVLFERLEESVKNEVKVTDEDLKQEYTKVKARHILIKPDQLEMMDEAAKGDKDKDAKKKDQKPKKDYDAEAKKKAEEILAKLKKGEDFAKLAKAESHDFGSAQQGGMLQSTRPPAPGQQAAAPDPYFGRGEMVPEFEEAAFKLKPNEFSEPVKTQFGYHIIQTLDKKVAYPEDFEKKKDEYRNQLLEKKKDEHWREFVDKLRKEAKIEIQDPELAAYKALEEDKKTEGIQLLSSAVESDPTNVGAKYQLATLMKEAGEKSKAIDLLKQLAQSERSSSNPQIHMDLALLLLEEKLTDEAIDELKAASDWAQSYDYQSMFIHQQAMEKFKELKKPELAAAEQKWIDEFTKFQQEQQQQQMPIMPMQ, encoded by the coding sequence ATGTCGATCGTCAGGTTGCGTAAAGCGTTCCGCCGCAAAATGAAGATCGGATTCGGTAAGGCGCGCGTGCAGATGAGCCCGATGGAGCTTATCTTCTGGGCTATCGTGGCAATCTTTGTGGTCGGCGCCTACTACACTTTCGGTGCGCCCTCTGGAGGCGGCGCTGGTGGCGAACAGGGCGCCCAGCAGGCCCGCAAGGTCACCCGCACAGTCGCTACCGTCAATGGCAAGACCATCACTCGCACCGAATTCGAGCAACGGTACATCCAACAGATCTCAGACATACCCCAGGAACAGTTCCTGGGAAGCGACAGGTACGTGAAAACAAGCATCCTCGAGGGCATGATCCAGCGCATCCTCATGCTCGACGCCGCCCGCGAGCGCGGGATCGAGGTCTCACGCCAGGACATCAACAAAAAGATTGACGAGCTCGTTCAGGAACGCGTGGACCAGCAGTTCCCCAGCCGCAAGAGCATGGCCACCTTCCTGCGCAAGCGCCAGCAGACACTGGACCAGTACAAAGCGGAAATCCGCAAGGAACTGGCCAAGGATCCTGAGATGATCCGCGAGGCCGTTCTGTTCGAGCGCCTGGAGGAGAGCGTCAAGAATGAGGTCAAGGTCACGGATGAAGACCTCAAACAAGAGTACACAAAGGTCAAGGCGCGGCACATTCTGATCAAGCCCGACCAGCTGGAGATGATGGACGAGGCAGCTAAGGGCGACAAGGACAAGGACGCGAAGAAGAAGGATCAGAAGCCGAAGAAGGACTACGACGCCGAGGCTAAGAAGAAGGCCGAGGAGATCCTCGCGAAGCTCAAGAAAGGCGAAGATTTCGCAAAGCTTGCGAAGGCTGAATCCCACGACTTCGGCAGCGCCCAGCAGGGCGGGATGCTCCAGTCCACGCGGCCCCCGGCGCCTGGGCAACAGGCCGCTGCTCCCGACCCTTACTTCGGGCGCGGTGAGATGGTTCCCGAGTTCGAGGAAGCCGCATTCAAGCTCAAGCCCAACGAGTTTAGCGAGCCCGTGAAAACGCAGTTCGGCTACCACATCATTCAGACCCTGGACAAGAAAGTAGCCTACCCTGAGGATTTCGAAAAGAAGAAAGACGAGTACCGTAACCAGCTTCTTGAGAAGAAGAAGGACGAGCACTGGCGGGAGTTCGTGGATAAGCTGCGCAAAGAGGCGAAAATAGAGATACAGGACCCGGAGCTCGCAGCCTACAAAGCGCTGGAAGAGGACAAGAAAACCGAAGGCATACAGCTTCTGTCTAGCGCGGTCGAATCCGACCCCACCAACGTCGGCGCGAAATACCAGCTCGCGACTCTCATGAAAGAAGCGGGCGAGAAGAGCAAGGCCATCGACCTCCTCAAGCAACTGGCGCAGTCTGAGCGGTCCTCCAGTAACCCGCAGATCCACATGGACCTCGCGCTTCTGCTGCTTGAGGAGAAGCTCACGGACGAGGCCATCGACGAGCTGAAAGCAGCGTCCGACTGGGCCCAGTCCTACGACTATCAGAGCATGTTCATCCACCAGCAGGCGATGGAGAAGTTCAAGGAGCTCAAGAAGCCTGAACTGGCCGCCGCCGAGCAGAAGTGGATCGACGAGTTCACCAAGTTCCAGCAGGAGCAACAGCAGCAGCAGATGCCGATCATGCCGATGCAGTAG
- a CDS encoding carbon-nitrogen hydrolase: protein MRLTDRIRVRLVQMAPRLGDLEANMRSHVSAARRAIEDGVDLLIFPELSLTGYYLRDLTSDIALTTQARELRELSELSQSIALVAGMVEEGPRFGLFASALYYERGHLAHVHRKVYLPTYGMFDEGRYLSPGNTVRAFDSRFGKAGILICEDVWHPMLPFILAQEGIMYLVVTANSPTRGPRPEGLVIRRVYEEMLATYARLFQVYICFCNRVGYEDGVNFWGGSFVVSPSGEIIARGPKLEAAEVDAEIVPGEVRRERMKTPLVGQENLDLALRELRRIADDRPGH from the coding sequence ATGCGCCTGACCGACCGCATCCGGGTCCGACTCGTCCAGATGGCTCCCCGCCTGGGTGACCTCGAAGCCAACATGAGGAGCCATGTTTCGGCCGCGCGCCGTGCCATTGAGGACGGGGTGGACCTCCTCATTTTCCCCGAACTATCGCTCACCGGATACTATCTGCGCGACCTGACCAGCGACATCGCTCTCACCACCCAGGCCCGCGAACTGCGGGAGTTGTCCGAGTTGAGCCAGAGCATTGCCCTCGTCGCCGGGATGGTCGAGGAAGGCCCGCGCTTCGGCCTGTTCGCATCAGCCCTGTATTACGAGCGCGGGCACCTGGCTCATGTGCATCGCAAGGTCTATCTGCCCACCTATGGAATGTTCGACGAGGGCAGGTACCTGTCGCCCGGGAACACCGTGCGCGCCTTCGACAGCCGCTTTGGCAAAGCCGGCATACTCATCTGCGAAGACGTCTGGCACCCCATGCTGCCCTTCATCTTGGCGCAGGAGGGCATCATGTACCTGGTGGTCACCGCGAACTCACCAACGCGCGGACCGCGGCCCGAAGGCCTCGTGATCCGCCGCGTGTACGAAGAGATGCTCGCCACGTATGCCCGCCTGTTCCAGGTCTATATCTGCTTCTGCAACCGCGTCGGCTATGAAGATGGCGTCAACTTCTGGGGCGGCAGTTTTGTTGTGAGTCCGAGCGGGGAGATCATCGCACGCGGGCCAAAGCTCGAAGCCGCCGAGGTGGACGCAGAGATTGTCCCCGGCGAGGTGCGCCGTGAGCGCATGAAGACCCCACTGGTTGGACAGGAGAACCTGGATCTCGCATTGCGCGAACTGAGGAGGATCGCCGATGACCGGCCTGGACATTGA
- a CDS encoding NAD+ synthase: MTGLDIDCALVADILTGFVRDEITKFGFQRGVLGMSGGIDSTLSAYIATRALGSENVLGIIMPYKTSSPDSQRHAQLAADKLGIETRVIEITPQIDAYFDRFPDADRMRRANKMARERMTILYDQSQADSALVIGTSNKTEALLGYTTLWGDMASAVNPIGDLYKTQVRQLARYLEVPEEILDKKPSADLWTGQTDEGELGFTYADVDKLLYRMVDLRWSREELVDAGFDWDFIDRVSRMIRNSQYKRRLPLIAKVSQRSIDRDFRYSRDWGR, from the coding sequence ATGACCGGCCTGGACATTGATTGCGCGCTGGTCGCAGATATCCTCACGGGATTCGTGCGGGACGAGATCACCAAGTTTGGTTTCCAGCGCGGCGTCCTGGGTATGTCGGGAGGCATCGACTCCACACTCTCCGCCTACATCGCCACGCGCGCACTGGGCAGCGAAAACGTCTTGGGCATCATCATGCCCTACAAGACAAGTAGCCCCGACAGCCAGAGGCATGCACAACTGGCCGCCGACAAGCTCGGCATCGAGACCCGGGTCATCGAGATCACCCCGCAGATCGACGCCTACTTCGACCGTTTCCCCGATGCCGATCGCATGCGCCGCGCCAACAAGATGGCGCGCGAGCGCATGACGATCCTGTACGACCAGTCCCAGGCGGACAGCGCATTGGTCATCGGTACCAGCAATAAGACCGAGGCCTTGTTGGGATACACCACCCTGTGGGGAGACATGGCCTCCGCCGTCAACCCCATCGGCGACCTGTACAAGACCCAGGTGCGGCAGCTCGCACGCTATCTCGAGGTCCCCGAGGAGATTCTGGACAAGAAACCCAGCGCGGACCTGTGGACGGGACAGACTGATGAGGGCGAGCTTGGATTTACTTACGCCGACGTGGACAAGCTGCTCTATCGCATGGTGGACCTGCGCTGGAGCCGCGAGGAACTGGTCGATGCGGGGTTTGACTGGGACTTCATCGATCGAGTGTCGCGAATGATCCGCAATTCCCAGTACAAGCGGCGGCTGCCGCTCATCGCCAAAGTCTCCCAACGCTCCATCGACCGCGACTTCCGGTACTCGCGCGACTGGGGCCGCTGA